A region of Theileria annulata chromosome 2, complete sequence, *** SEQUENCING IN PROGRESS *** DNA encodes the following proteins:
- a CDS encoding eukaryotic translation initiation factor 4a, putative → MADSDSTNQSSYSNGNFTMESNYDEVVDSFDALKLNEDLLRGIYSYGFERPSAIQQRGIKPIIENYDTIGQAQSGTGKTATFSIAALQIINYDVMSCQILILAPTRELAQQIQKVVLALGDYLKVQCHACVGGTVVRDDVHKLKAGVHMVVGTPGRVYDMIEKKALLTDKMKLFILDEADEMLSRGFKGQIQDVFKRLPPDIQVALFSATMPNEILELTTKFMRSPKRILVKKDELTLEGIKQFYILIDKEYKFETLCDLYESVTITQAIIYCNTRRKVDYLTLKMQEKDFTVSSMHGDMGQKERDLIMREFRSGSTRVLITTDLLARGIDVQQVSLVINYDLPMSPDNYIHRIGRSGRFGRKGVAINFVTHQDMETMKSIENYYNTQIEEMPADIAEYM, encoded by the exons ATGGCAGACTCAGATTCAACAAATCAGTCTTCATATTCAAACGGAAATTTTACAATGGAATCAAATTATGATGAAGTTGTAGATTCGTTCGATGCTCTCAAGTTAAACGAAGACTTATTGAGAGGAATTTATTCCTATGGCTTTGAAAGACCCTCAGCAATCCAACAACGTGGCATTAAACCCATAATCGAAAATTACGATACTATCGGTCAGGCCCAATCTGGTACAGGAAAAACCGCAACTTTCAGTATAGCAGCTCTCCAGATCATTAATTACGATGTCATGTCATgtcaaattttaatattggCCCCAACAAGAGAACTCGCACAACAAATTCAAAAG GTCGTTTTGGCGTTGGGAGACTACCTAAAGGTACAGTGCCACGCTTGCGTAGGTGGAACTGTGGTCCGTGACGATGTCCACAAGCTCAAAGCAGGTGTACACATGGTCGTTGGAACACCAGGAAGAGTCTACGACATGATAGAGAAAAAGGCACTGTTGACAGACAAGATGAAGCTATTTATCCTAGACGAAGCAGACGAAATGTTATCACGCGGTTTTAAAGGCCAGATCCAAGATG TGTTCAAGAGACTTCCACCGGATATCCAAGTCGCACTTTTCAGTGCAACAATGCCCAACGAAATTTTAGAATTGACAACAAAGTTCATGAGGTCACCCAAAAGAATACTTGTCAAAAAGGACGAGTTAACTCTTGAGGGTATCAAACAGTTCTACATCCTGATCGATAAGGAGTACAAGTTCGAAACATTATGCGACCTCTATGAATCAGTTACCATCACCCAAGCAATTATCTACTGCAATACCAGGAGGAAAGTCGACTACCTAACGCTGAAAATGCAAGAAAAAGATTTCACAGTTTCAAGTATGCATGGAGATATGGGCCAAAAGGAAAGAGACCTCATTATGCGCGAATTCAGATCAGGATCAACCCGTGTACTCATTACAACCGATCTCCTTGCAAGAGGTATTGACGTTCAACAAGTTTCACTCGTTATCAACTACGATTTACCAATGTCACCAGATAACTACATTCACAG AATTGGCCGTTCTGGAAGGTTTGGAAGGAAGGGCGTAGCAATTAACTTTGTTACACACCAGGATATGGAAACAATGAAAAgtattgaaaattattacaatacACAGATTGAAGAAATGCCTGCAGAT ATTGCCGAATATATGTAG
- a CDS encoding uncharacterized protein (Contains putative signal petideand transmembrane domain;~5 probable transmembrane helices predicted for TA11460 by TMHMM2.0 at aa 12-34, 49-71, 91-113, 133-155 and 162-179) gives MDSIIGPIPFMTRIYLSTSVFLMILCSLDIISPLNLYMSWTLVFQGEVWRLITCFVYFGSFGMIFFWNIYVLIHYCSSLESVTMHNKPADFLWMLICNGAMLLALAQIFGHSMFYGGTMINILTYIWGRKNPYSRVGIIFLSVPAPYLPWILAILSYMADYLLNENLLGIFVGHIYYFFTDVFPKMPISGGRQIFATPEFLKILLNQYG, from the exons ATGGATTCCATAATAGGACCTATACCATTCATGACCCGAATTTACCTCTCGACGTCAGTCTTTCTGATGATATTATGTTCCTTGGATATTATTAGCCCATTAAACCTATATATGAGCTGGACGTTGGTATTTCAGGGCGAAGTTTGGCGATTAATTACATGTTTTGTGTATTTCGGGTCGTTCGGGATGATATTTTTCTGGAATATATACGTTTT GATCCACTACTGCAGCTCATTGGAAAGCGTAACAATGCATAACAAACCAGCAGATTTTCTGTGGATGCTAATTTGTAATGGAGCAATGTTATTA GCGTTGGCTCAAATATTTGGACATAGTATGTTCTATGGTGGAACCatgattaatattttaacatatATTTGGGGAAGGAAAAACCCATATAGTAGAGTGGGTATCATATTTCTATCGGTTCCAGCCCCTTATCTACCATg gATTTTGGCTATATTGTCCTATATGGCAGATTATTTGCTTAACGAAAATCTATTGGGGATCTTCGTTGGACATATTTACTACTTCTTTACAGACGTTTTCCCCAAAATGCCAATCTCCGGTGGACGTCAAATATTTGCAACGCCAGAGTTCTT GaaaattcttttaaatcaatACGGTTAA
- a CDS encoding DNA-damage inducible protein ddi1-like, putative: MLIIKVVAEDGQFVTLYLENDWSFSKLNELIKDQLNIPVNNQRLYLDGVLLSGNNNLISDSGLKDGDLLLVKADYGNMDLSSLLAPEYADISDDLLRTRAREILDEFNKEPAQLETLKFHNQELYKAVQSKNTEEVYKIVKKEYEEKKKEEMEHKKKLMKAYLDPLNPESQILIHKEIEKNRIDENLLSAQNYFPESFGKIVMLFIKVEINNVVVKALVDTGAQNTIMSRECASQCNLLNLVDERFKGVAVGVGLTKTLGKIHLADMKIGSIFIPVSFIVIEGANLEFILGLDILRRYTCDINLKYNYLGINDVNVPFLSEAELVSFKSYTKNKASDKPSFSTSLPQSSTYTQDQSKPDTGSQSSEQTEKVKRLSEVLNITAEHARELLEIAGWDEELAASFVTE, from the exons aTGCTTATCATTAAAGTGGTGGCCGAAG ATGGCCAGTTTGTCACACTTTATTTGGAAAACGACTGGAGTTTCTCAAAACTCAATGAATTGATAAAAGATCAATTAAACATACCAGTAAATAATCAAAGATTGTATCTAGATGGAGTTTTGCTGTCAGGAAACAACAATTTGATCTCAGATTCCGGACTAAAAGACGGAGATCTGTTGCTCGTAAAAGCAGATTATGGAAATATGGATTTATCATCACTTTTAGCCCCTGAGTATGCTGATATTTCAG aTGACCTTCTTCGTACAAGAGCAAGGGAAATATTAGATGAATTTAACAAGGAACCAGCTCAACTTGAAACACTAAAGTTCCATAACCAGGAACTTTACAAAGCAGTGCAATCCAAAAACACAGAAGAAGTTTATAAGATAGTAAAGAAGGAATATGAAGAGAAAAAAAAG GAGGAAATGGAACACAAAAAAAAGTTAATGAAGGCATATTTGGATCCCCTAAACCCAGAATCgcaaatattaatacataAAGAAATAGAAAAGAACCGTATTGACGAAAACTTACTGTCAGCGCAAAATTACTTTCCAGAGTCATTTG GTAAAATAGTAATGTTGTTTATCAAAGTTGAAATAAACAACGTGGTAGTTAAGGCATTAGTGGACACAGGAGCACAG aacACGATAATGAGCAGAGAATGTGCATCCCAATGTAATTTGTTAAACCTGGTAGATGAAAGATTCAAAGGAGTAGCAGT AGGGGTAGGATTGACTAAAACTTTGGGTAAAATACACTTGGCTGACATGAAAATAGGATCCATATTCATCCCAGTCTCGTTTATTGTCATAGAGGGGGCCAACTTGGAATTTATCCTGGGCTTGGATATACTTCGGAGATATACTTGCGATATTAACTTGAAGTACAATTATTTGGGAATCAACGATGTCAATGTGCCATTTCTTTCAGAAGCCGAGTTGGTCAGTTTTAAGAGTTATACCAAAAATAAAGCCTCTGATAAGCCATCATTTTCCACATCTTTACCTCAATCATCAACTTATACTCAAGATCAAAGCAAACCGGATACCGGTTCTCAATCATCTGAACAAACCGAAAAGGTGAaaag ACTTAGTGAGGTGCTCAACATCACGGCTGAACATGCAAGAGAACTTCTAGAAATTGCAGGATGGGACGAAGAATTAGCTGCCTCCTTTGTAACGGAATAA
- a CDS encoding methionine-trna ligase, putative: MLELTVNSNSQESQISKLLWKYLNLNHATLLFTTDKDTESALKFKDGRETVKHFPLILELVLTTSDTGSLLIPNEPELKGTMDSFVDFAFKHNFDVLDVESIRMLDTYLLNETFFAGPTLTLADVVLFVSLLNWTVRSKPKERSEFPNLMRWFDHLQHLPELATCFEEFSVINLFDVCGIKLDFIFRTNSLYRSLRRKKLKRKKKRKKNRSFEGCRWQCIVNQEAPGCRQSICSGLVDFLAPDDILNKKVCVLANLPKKNLRGEESNGMVLCVSNEDKTSVELLEPPTETPVGERVNWEGLSGEPDEQLSLKKGKDTFSLVQKDLLCKDNIGYYKVDLFFFKKSFSHRNS, encoded by the exons ATGTTGGAGCTTACAGTGAACTCCAACTCACAGGAATCCCAAATATCAAAGCTTCTCTGGAAGTATCTGAACCTGAATCATGCAACGCTTTTATTTACCACAGATAAAGATACG GAATCTGCTTTGAAGTTCAAAGATGGAAGGGAAACTGTTAAACATTTTCCACTCATATTGGAACTTGTTTTGACGACCTCAGATACAGGATCGCTCCTTATCCCAAATGAACCAGAGTTGAAG GGCACCATGGATTCGTTCGTTGATTTTGCGTTTAAACACAACTTTGATGTATTGGATGTCGAGTCAATTAGA ATGCTGGACACATATTTGTTAAATGAAACGTTCTTTGCCGGCCCTACGTTAACCTTGGCGGATGTAGTATTATTCGTATCCCTGCTAAATTGGACA GTCCGCTCCAAACCAAAGGAACGATCAGAATTTCCAAACCTCATGAGGTGGTTCGACCATTTACAACACCTTCCAG AGCTCGCAACATGTTTCGAGGAATTTTCAGTAATAAACCTGTTCGATGTATGTGGTATAAAACTTGACTTCATTTTTAGAACAAACTCGTTATATCGGAGCCTAAGACGG AAAAAGTTGAAAAgaaaaaagaaaagaaaGAAAAACCGAAG TTTCGAAGGTTGTCGTTGGCAGTGTATTGTCAATCAGGAAGCACCAGGATGCCGACAA AGTATTTGCTCAGGATTGGTCGACTTTCTGGCTCCAGACGATATTCTGAACAAGAAAGTGTGTGTCCTGGCTAATTTACCCAAAAAGAACCTGAGAGGGGAAGAATCCAACGGAATGGTTTTATGTGTGTCGAACGAAGATAAAACCTCGGTTGAGCTCCTGGAGCCACCAACAGAAACACCA GTGGGTGAACGAGTAAACTGGGAAGGTTTATCGGGAGAACCGGACGAACAACTTTCATTGAAGAAAGGAAAGGATACCTTTAGTCTGGTACaaaag GATCTTTTGTGTAAAGATAACATAGGATACTACAAGGTAGacttatttttttttaaaaaaagcTTTAGTCATCGAAATTCATGA
- a CDS encoding uncharacterized protein (Contains putative signal peptide;~1 probable transmembrane helix predicted for TA11495 by TMHMM2.0 at aa 20-37;~Signal anchor predicted for TA11495 by SignalP 2.0 HMM (Signal peptide probability 0.154, signal anchor probability 0.606) with cleavage site probability 0.088 between residues 42 and 43), translating into MHIIPSHILNYDMKMSNNTLATTGACLTLLFGIAIVFSKCSGELPGLSIGAPIKISKTKISFTSFFLKIKLLFIALHRLTYYPTCRKFNQILIERAKNMNESDSVTVKVKTFYFSRHGESVYNDLTINRNVFIIIFKTLRLILFETLLLFTNEVLTYDSPLSTEGISKSLNAAQFLSSPKNQNDPDIVLLNGKSTVPSVLITSYLRRAQGTVSLLFQSRLSTNDENIFITHELDEVVRNPDCIPMHSVFDYITFPLLEQLYTPQSYYRYLRLKSVEDDPHDIINPYYKILRFFDRVFHRFDEDVIIAVGHSRWIRYAMRIFFPPVISFSPNFFQNSVEFDILNKKLTNNGIIKVDVHLKKVLFNLYSSSESQWRPHVHV; encoded by the exons atgcACATCATTCCTTCCCATATCCTAAATTACGATATGAAGATGTCCAATAATACACTAGCAACCACAGGAGCTTGCTTGACACTCCTGTTTGGAATTGCAATTGTCTTCTCAAAATGCTCCGGGGAGTTGCCGGGACTATCAATAGGAGCACctattaaaatttccaAAACCAAGATTTCTTTCACCTCGTTTTTTCTCAAAATCAAATTGCTTTTCATTGCTCTACATAGATTAACATATTATCCAACGTGCagaaaatttaatcaaattcTAATTGAAAGAGCCAAGAATATGAACGAATCCGATTCAGTAACTGTAAAAGTAAAGACCTTTTACTTCTCAAGGCATGGAGAGTCGGTATATAACGACCTAACCATCAATAGAAatgtatttataataatattcaaAACCCTGAGACTCATATTATTCGAAACACTTTTGTTATTCACGAATGAAGTTCTGACCTATGATTCCCCGCTGAGTACAGAGGGGATCTCGAAATCACTGAATGCAGCCCAGTTTTTATCATCCCCAAAGAACCAAAATGACCCTGACATAGTACTGTTAAACGGAAAGTCAACAGTACCATCAGTTCTTATAACGTCATATTTGAG gcGTGCCCAAGGCACCGTTTCACTTTTGTTCCAGTCCCGCTTAAGCACCAATGAcgaaaatattttcataacTCATGAATTAGAT GAAGTTGTTAGGAACCCAGATTGTATTCCAATGCACAGCGTCTTTGACTACATCACATTCCCACTGCTAGAACAACTGTACACTCCTCAGTCTTATTATCGATACCTGAGGCTAAAGTCTGTTGAAGATGATCCACACGACATCATCAACCCAtactataaaattttgaggTTCTTCGACAGGGTTTTCCACAGGTTCGACGAGGATGTCATTATCGCAGTGGGACATTCGAGATGGATAAGATACGCCATGAGAATATTCTTTCCGCCGgtaatttcattttcacCTAATTTTTTTCAGAACTCCGTTGAGTTTGACATTTTGAACAAGAAGCTGACGAACAACGGGATAATCAAAGTCGACGTGCACTTGAAAAAGGTACTTTTTAACCTTTACAGTTCTTCAGAGTCCCAATGGAGACCACATGTACATGTTTGA
- a CDS encoding uncharacterized protein (Possible transmembrane domains present;~3 probable transmembrane helices predicted for TA11505 by TMHMM2.0 at aa 66-88, 98-120 and 160-182), with protein MLETETVNNYGYTEAPGNNFFDTENLKCLKAPLTSPAFNNFSTHMESSAARLEETLELLNLRYQTLFFLASAALVTSSVFSVTKTFGFSTLPGLLLSLFLLTNSLLVMVLDIPGTPRWAAKYRRHIRKNMRFLTRLTGKSLWLAVLGASNMVTLKSNRRVGALRFLFGTLTSLFVFAVAAVRKSFRLEKARNVVKETSKGAYIDVFRKYALSDPDHGMQFEEFNRLCSDYTSGRLQFDIVDLYIIFNVLDEHQKCAVNEREFYEWLAGSLVFL; from the exons ATGTTAGAGACTGAGACTGTTAACAACTACGGATACACTGAGGCTCCAGGTAATAACTTTTTTGACACTGAGAATCTCAAATGTTTGAAAGCACCCTTAACCTCACCAGCcttcaataatttttctacTCACATGGAGTCTAGCGCAGCACGTTTGGAGGAGACtttggaattattaaacttgAGATACCAGACTTTATTCTTCTTGGCCTCCGCTGCCCTTGTTACAAGCTCAGTTTTTTCAGTCACAAAAACTTTCGGATTCAGTACCTTACCCGGATTATTACTCTCACTCTTTTTATT GACCAATTCACTGCTTGTTATGGTTTTGGATATTCCGGGGACTCCGAGGTGGGCAGCCAAGTACCGCAGACACATAAGAAAGAACATGAGATTCTTGACAAGATTAACTGGAAAATCTTTATGGCTGGCAGTGTTGGGTGCTTCCAATATGGTGACCTTGAAGTCTAACAGAAGGGTCGGAGCTCTTCGATTTCTTTTCGGAACCTTAACCTCTCTTTTCGTTTTCGCCGTAGCA GCTGTAAGGAAAAGTTTTAGACTTGAAAAGGCAAGGAACGTCGTGAAGGAGACATCCAAAGGCGCCTATATAGACGTCTTCCGTAAATACGCTTTATCTGACCCCGACCATGGAATGCAATTtg AGGAATTTAACAGGCTCTGCTCCGATTACACTTCTGGCAGACTTCAATTCGACATTGTTGATCTTTATATAATCTTTAATGTTCTGGACGAACACCAGAAGTGTGCAGTTAACGAAAGGGAGTTTTACGAGTGGCTGGCTGGCTCCCTTGTATTTTTATGA
- a CDS encoding uncharacterized protein (1 probable transmembrane helix predicted for TA11515 by TMHMM2.0 at aa 108-130), translating into MTFGWSRRPYTAPFMRDMIYNTEINSDDTNLRGNILSQTRFNKHVSFSRKLSTLPLSSDSSGQFDSNGGCTSTLDVKSLVPATTFGDQCSNKMRGTDIFFLPKPSQLLAFALPVFVLMPNLTVFARQWFFYAPK; encoded by the coding sequence atGACTTTCGGGTGGTCAAGGAGACCATATACAGCCCCTTTCATGAGGGACATGATATACAATACAGAAATCAACTCAGATGATACGAACCTAAGAGGAAACATCCTGTCACAAACTAGATTTAATAAACATGTTTCATTTTCAAGGAAGCTGTCAACTTTGCCACTATCTTCGGATTCCTCAGGCCAATTCGATTCCAATGGTGGGTGTACCAGCACTTTGGATGTAAAGTCGTTGGTTCCAGCTACGACGTTTGGAGATCAATGCTCAAATAAGATGAGGGGAACTGATATCTTCTTTTTACCAAAACCTTCTCAACTTCTTGCTTTCGCCCTCCCAGTTTTCGTCCTAATGCCGAATTTGACTGTGTTCGCCAGGCAGTGGTTCTTTTACGCTCCAAAGTAA
- a CDS encoding uncharacterized protein (Contains a putative signal peptide and a possible EGF-like domain;~Apicoplast targetting peptide predicted by the PlasmoAP tool;~Signal peptide predicted for TA11465 by SignalP 2.0 HMM (Signal peptide probability 0.999, signal anchor probability 0.000) with cleavage site probability 0.733 between residues 21 and 22), producing the protein MDSLSFYCLLLLLLLNKLAYSGFVDRDRVKYFNQSRLRALKTAKKSLELDCNGLAINLLSVQVTCNGKVISLTSHFLDECESKPFCTLDLGCYDGISNSTVHYTCRGLDELDINDKKINSAFFRDNSLASLRCGLNRFVFISSAFYIHHFSDVNAGNDGITDEVKKECDYGQACSFIPKLLPGLNKAYKDSYVYITFSYKFACSTLYCEENSTCVVKGRLPPVCVCNDGYVMKNGHCVKNLSVKPIPINQRPSWELWRGGIPDALGKLNTLASNENKLKLPHSKSGFSENQVNRTNAQLSNRVNTESKTESESETQSNENEQEAESNKQESETSESEQEQESQNEGESEQEQESQNEGESEQEQESESESESETSGNEQGDAVESDSAAVPSDELVDNLDEKGGRNPPNHLQGNQTMKPDLIIKACFLNADRIVVFEISCNNRPCEYRYKECYNISN; encoded by the exons ATGGATAGTTTGTCATTTTACTgtcttttattattattactattgaATAAACTGGCGTATTCAG GGTTTGTGGATAGGGACAGGGTTAAGTACTTTAACCAATCCAGACTAAGGG CTTTAAAGACTGCCAAGAAATCACTGGAACTGGACTGTAATGGTCTTGCGATAAATCTTCTCAGCGTCCAGGTGACTTGTAATGGCAAGGTGATATCTTTAACCTCACATTTTTTGGATGAATGTGAAAGCAAGCCTTTTTGTACCTTGGACTTAGGGTGTTACGACGGAATTAGTAATTCAACAGTCCACTACACTTGTAGAG GGCTTGATGAACTGGATATAAACGACAAGAAAA TAAATTCTGCCTTTTTTCGTGACAACTCTCTTGCTTCTCTTCGATGCGGTTTAAATAGGTTCgtttttatttcttctgCTTTTTACATTCACCACTTCTCTGACGTCAACGCTGGGAACGACGGCATCACTGATGAGGTGAAGAAGGAGTGTGACTATGGTCAAGCTTGCAGTTTTATTCCAAAACTACTTCCTGGTCTTAATAAAGCCTACAAGGACTCTTATGTTTACATTACTTTCTCTT aTAAGTTTGCTTGTTCTACTTTGTATTGTGAGGAGAATTCTACTTGTGTTGTCAAGGGTCGTCTTCCTCCTGTCTGTGTCTGCAATGACGGTTACGTTATGAAAAATGGCCATTGTGTTAAGAATCTTTCTGTCAAACCCATTCCCATTAACCAGAGGCCTTCTTGGGAACTTTGGCGTGGTGGCATTCCTGATGCTCTTGGTAAACTTAATACTTTAGCTTCTAACGAGAATAAATTGAAGTTACCTCATTCTAAGTCTGGGTTTTCTGAAAATCAAGTCAATAGAACCAATGCCCAACTATCCAACAGGGTCAATACAGAATCTAAAACGGAGTCTGAATCAGAAACTCAATCTAATGAGAATGAGCAAGAGGCTGAATCGAATAAGCAAGAATCAGAAACTAGTGAAAGTGAACAAGAACAGGAATCACAAAATGAAGGTGAAAGTGAACAAGAACAGGAATCACAAAATGAAGGTGAAAGTGAACAAGAACAAGAATCAGAATCAGAATCAGAATCAGAAACTAGTGGGAATGAACAAGGTGATGCTGTTGAGTCTGATAGTGCAGCAGTCCCCTCTGACGAACTTGTAGATAATTTAGATGAGAAGGGAGGTAGGAATCCCCCAAACCATCTACAAGGTAACCAAACTATGAAACCAGACCTGATAATAAAGGCCTGTTTTCTTAACGCTGACAG GATAGTTGTGTTTGAAATATCATGCAATAATAGACCATGTGAATACAGATATAAGGAGTGTTACAACATTAGCAATTGA